The following are encoded in a window of Armatimonadota bacterium genomic DNA:
- a CDS encoding 3-isopropylmalate dehydrogenase: MLKTYKIAVIPGDGTGPEVVREGLKVLKSVSEVAGFQYETTEYDWGGDRYLRTGEVLPENAIEEMKKYDAIYLGAIGHPDVKPGILEKGILLALRFGLDQYINLRPVKLYPGVDTPLKDKKPEDIDYVVVRENTEGLYAGAGGVLKKGTPDEVAIQESINTRKGVERCIRYAFEYCRKRNKAKRLTLVGKTNVLTYAFDLWERTFYEVGEEYPDITTDYAHVDATTMWMIKNPEWFDVIVTDNMFGDIITDLGAMTQGGMGIAAGGNINPEGVSMFEPIGGSAPKYTGKNVINPLAAIGALQMMLENLGEQKAAELVDKAIAKVTGEKLKSLAAGKMGYTTSEVGDMVAQFVKEV, translated from the coding sequence CTGTTGAAGACCTACAAAATAGCAGTTATCCCTGGCGATGGCACAGGGCCCGAAGTCGTCCGCGAGGGATTAAAAGTTTTAAAGTCTGTATCGGAAGTTGCAGGGTTCCAATACGAAACGACGGAATATGACTGGGGCGGCGATAGGTATCTCAGGACTGGTGAGGTGCTCCCTGAGAACGCAATCGAGGAAATGAAGAAGTATGACGCGATTTACCTGGGTGCAATAGGCCATCCTGATGTTAAGCCTGGAATTCTAGAGAAAGGCATCTTACTGGCACTAAGATTTGGCCTTGACCAATATATTAACCTTAGGCCAGTCAAACTTTACCCAGGGGTGGATACACCGCTAAAGGACAAGAAGCCGGAGGACATTGACTATGTTGTAGTTCGCGAAAACACAGAGGGTCTTTATGCTGGGGCAGGTGGCGTTTTGAAAAAGGGCACCCCAGACGAAGTTGCTATTCAGGAATCAATTAATACAAGGAAGGGCGTTGAGCGGTGCATCCGGTATGCCTTCGAATACTGTCGGAAGCGCAATAAAGCGAAGCGGCTAACGTTAGTTGGAAAAACAAATGTGTTGACATATGCATTTGACCTCTGGGAGAGAACTTTCTACGAAGTAGGGGAAGAGTACCCAGATATAACCACGGATTATGCGCACGTGGATGCAACCACTATGTGGATGATTAAGAATCCAGAGTGGTTCGACGTAATTGTTACTGACAATATGTTCGGCGACATAATCACCGACCTTGGCGCAATGACGCAGGGCGGAATGGGAATTGCCGCCGGGGGAAATATTAACCCAGAAGGCGTTTCAATGTTCGAGCCGATTGGGGGCTCAGCTCCAAAATACACAGGAAAGAATGTAATCAATCCACTTGCGGCAATAGGTGCGCTCCAGATGATGTTGGAGAACCTTGGTGAACAGAAGGCTGCCGAGTTAGTAGACAAAGCCATTGCAAAAGTTACCGGTGAAAAACTCAAATCATTGGCGGCGGGAAAGATGGGTTACACGACAAGTGAAGTTGGTGATATGGTGGCGCAATTTGTTAAGGAGGTGTAA
- a CDS encoding Gfo/Idh/MocA family oxidoreductase, translating into MEIKVCIVGCGQMGNQHAAGWVSRGDVRVVSVCDPIEERRNSLAQKTGAVAYENYQDAILHEGVNIVSICTPVCFHSEIACFAAKFGRHILCEKPLALTLEQADEMIRIAKKNNVFLSTSFQYRGLAKNIRYKEIFQQGAFGGPIFARFEDIREVRPKIAMHRCSMNGGPIIDMAGHFFDLMRWITREEPVSVFARGHIFGKGKERLLGIDDLAIDTADIIVEMSGGHVLNVLVNWGMPEGFTSLGSELLVGPNLAVRPLGSKLEIISGSEKNTCDLPPNPPGSTVRINDMVDAVREGREPEVTGKDGRIALAVSIAALRSIETGEVVRLSSL; encoded by the coding sequence ATGGAAATAAAGGTATGCATCGTAGGATGTGGGCAAATGGGGAATCAACATGCGGCTGGGTGGGTGAGCCGCGGCGATGTGAGAGTTGTTTCCGTCTGCGACCCAATCGAGGAGAGGAGAAATTCGCTTGCTCAAAAGACTGGCGCTGTTGCCTATGAAAATTATCAAGATGCAATTCTTCATGAAGGCGTGAATATTGTTTCAATCTGCACGCCAGTATGCTTTCACTCGGAAATTGCATGCTTTGCTGCAAAATTCGGTAGACACATTCTTTGCGAGAAGCCACTTGCTTTGACGCTTGAGCAGGCGGATGAAATGATTCGCATTGCAAAAAAGAACAATGTATTTTTATCCACCTCGTTCCAATATCGTGGATTAGCAAAAAATATTCGATACAAAGAAATTTTCCAGCAGGGTGCATTTGGTGGGCCTATTTTTGCTCGATTTGAAGATATTCGCGAAGTACGACCTAAGATTGCAATGCATAGGTGCTCAATGAACGGCGGACCAATAATAGATATGGCTGGACATTTTTTCGATTTGATGCGGTGGATTACAAGAGAGGAACCAGTTAGTGTTTTTGCACGCGGACATATCTTTGGTAAAGGTAAAGAGCGCTTGTTGGGGATTGATGACCTAGCAATAGACACGGCTGACATTATTGTAGAGATGAGCGGTGGTCATGTATTGAATGTCCTTGTAAACTGGGGAATGCCAGAAGGATTTACTAGCTTGGGAAGTGAGCTTTTGGTTGGTCCAAATCTTGCCGTGCGCCCGCTGGGCAGTAAGCTAGAGATAATCTCGGGCTCAGAAAAGAATACCTGCGATCTGCCGCCAAATCCCCCAGGTTCAACTGTGCGCATAAATGACATGGTAGATGCAGTACGTGAGGGCAGAGAGCCTGAAGTCACCGGTAAGGATGGCCGGATTGCTCTTGCCGTGAGCATTGCGGCTCTTCGTTCTATCGAAACCGGCGAAGTGGTTAGACTATCTAGCCTTTAG
- a CDS encoding N-acetylmuramoyl-L-alanine amidase, whose translation MKRLGLHALTILLAIAVPLACVGSPKFDDDTKGHPDFDRMATQRGGRWQRPLMPLFEEAAARHDVPLPLLLTLGYFGSAFENRGDAPTIEGGYGVMALRENKTGGKSLAEGEELTKTPKEKLKVDPKENINAAAAVLAHYAKKQGIDKSKGLEAWLGPVIEYAGLEEEFSRLFAMEIFQKLQSGLDWTNSSGERFYFPPQDIGAVDLNSLIPREAVRITNISDATPAAELGGDIPPIVGSSDYPPAIWYPAASCNYSAYYTAKDTIVVHTIEGTAAGCLSWFRNCNAQVSAHYVVSEAGTVWQCVDEDYVAWHVSCYNSRSIGIEHEGYAASPSHPKSLYDASGLLARDICNDWGIPKEKRTVGPGILGHIDVTRCCCGTHTDPGNGWDWNYYISVVQGVPTWAASFHAQSYPSTMTAGSTAIAWVEFVNTGTGAWHHSETYLGTSSPRDRISPFCNPSNWPSCNRPTDVDQWEVTQGNIGRFTFILKAPTTPGTYVEKFQLVREGITWFGPEITWTITVTPAKGNLTGTVRNAANGQPISGATVAISGGPSTTTNSSGVYTFNDLDPATYTLNVSKAGFNPASDTAIVTAGQTTTKDFNLVSTDTTPPSAPTGLTATSISPSQINLSWNASTDSGGAGLAGYIIFRNNAEVGRTSATTYQDNGLTQNTTYSYYVKAYDNANNVSGPSNTAVASTQPGTVAIFQDGFATIDPNLWTAIVQSPMPGPYPPVWDGSVNHGTFPGSGSIKTLSSSDPNQGCLLGHTFNPPFQAAKFESWFYDTSANNNSRQGLEIRCHDNSGGIKAIYYLGTYSASPGSFSTYSAGYYKVCGTGCTGWYWPGAACKPRSVGWHKFTIEFLPYTGSGDVKYYIDDTLVCTTDRTLDTQTYGLTMVAYGYHYRVNQEGWFDDCAMYASAPYAPTMGTPVALSTNSIRWVLTDNSNNETGFLIVDSAQTVKASAPVQNGTGGTVNITEGGLSPNTPYTRYAKAYNGTLNSVSSAPATRWTLSNPPTPANVVCNRTIGTWYNTPTFSFTAVGGFGQGTVSEYRYAWDTSPTHTWTGSEPVWNSGNLILTASTPGSYYLHIKGFNGEGVANGTLDLGPFMFDDNPPSNPISASETHGAQNGTWQSTIADPAFTWTGAEDSDSGIAGYFVYFGTSELGTSDTIVSEASFDPPAVDTGTYYLRIRAKDFAGNTADEWKTLFIFKYDSNPPNTPIVEDDGQYSGSRTKLHATWRSTDAHSGIAEYMYAVGTSPGDTSIVNWTSAGASDEAIITIPSPGLSIGTTYYISVKAKDSAGNWSNIGSSDGIQVVAESPTIAYAKGLANATPVALTNKIVTATFANGFYIEEADRSSGILVLGPGPNPGALVTVGGTLGTNASGERAIVDAATIVEAEPDPNRIPKPLFMIGNALGGDWFNAETPGVTGSIALNNIGLLVTICGRVESIGEQEFLINDGSTASPIKAIASGINVGSLIAEDDFVVVTGISSLELDDGVFKPLLRVRTAEDIEKKN comes from the coding sequence ATGAAACGCCTAGGACTGCATGCACTCACTATCCTACTCGCAATAGCCGTTCCCCTAGCGTGCGTTGGCTCGCCAAAATTTGACGATGACACCAAGGGCCATCCTGATTTCGATAGAATGGCAACGCAAAGAGGCGGTCGTTGGCAGCGGCCACTGATGCCGCTATTCGAAGAAGCAGCTGCACGCCATGATGTCCCCTTGCCTTTGTTGCTGACCCTAGGATACTTCGGCAGTGCATTCGAAAACCGCGGAGATGCTCCGACTATCGAGGGAGGTTACGGAGTAATGGCACTCCGCGAAAACAAAACAGGCGGAAAATCACTTGCCGAGGGAGAAGAACTCACCAAGACTCCAAAGGAAAAGCTAAAAGTAGACCCCAAAGAAAATATTAACGCAGCAGCGGCAGTATTAGCCCACTACGCAAAAAAACAAGGGATTGATAAAAGCAAAGGTCTGGAAGCCTGGCTCGGACCAGTAATTGAATACGCAGGCTTGGAAGAAGAATTCAGCCGCCTGTTTGCGATGGAAATATTCCAGAAGCTTCAAAGTGGGCTGGATTGGACCAACTCGTCTGGAGAGCGATTCTACTTCCCTCCTCAGGACATCGGTGCAGTTGACCTAAATTCACTCATACCTAGAGAAGCGGTTCGGATAACGAACATAAGTGATGCTACACCAGCAGCAGAATTAGGCGGCGATATCCCCCCAATTGTTGGTTCGAGCGATTATCCGCCGGCCATATGGTACCCAGCCGCAAGTTGCAATTACTCCGCATACTATACCGCAAAAGACACTATCGTTGTCCATACCATCGAAGGAACTGCAGCAGGTTGTCTTTCATGGTTTAGGAATTGCAACGCCCAAGTTTCCGCTCACTATGTGGTCTCAGAAGCTGGCACAGTTTGGCAATGCGTCGACGAAGACTACGTAGCATGGCACGTAAGCTGCTACAATTCGCGCTCTATTGGAATCGAACACGAAGGCTATGCAGCATCACCAAGCCATCCAAAAAGTCTCTATGACGCATCAGGATTGCTTGCCCGCGATATTTGCAATGATTGGGGCATTCCTAAAGAAAAACGAACAGTTGGACCAGGAATTCTTGGCCACATTGACGTCACTCGATGTTGTTGCGGCACGCATACCGACCCAGGCAACGGCTGGGACTGGAATTACTACATTAGCGTAGTGCAAGGCGTACCAACCTGGGCTGCTAGTTTCCACGCGCAATCTTACCCATCTACTATGACTGCAGGCAGCACCGCAATTGCTTGGGTCGAGTTTGTAAACACCGGCACGGGTGCATGGCATCACAGCGAAACCTATTTAGGAACATCGAGTCCCCGAGACCGAATTAGCCCCTTCTGCAACCCAAGCAACTGGCCTTCTTGCAATCGTCCGACCGACGTAGACCAATGGGAGGTAACTCAAGGTAATATCGGACGTTTCACATTTATATTAAAAGCACCAACAACCCCAGGCACATATGTTGAAAAATTCCAGCTAGTTCGAGAAGGCATAACCTGGTTTGGCCCGGAGATTACATGGACAATTACTGTAACCCCAGCAAAAGGTAACCTAACAGGCACAGTCCGCAACGCCGCAAATGGACAGCCAATTTCAGGTGCAACTGTTGCCATATCCGGAGGACCATCAACTACCACCAACAGTTCGGGTGTATATACCTTTAATGATCTTGACCCTGCAACATACACATTAAATGTTTCAAAGGCCGGCTTCAACCCCGCCAGCGATACAGCCATTGTGACTGCTGGTCAAACAACCACAAAAGACTTCAACTTAGTCTCAACGGATACCACTCCGCCCTCCGCGCCAACAGGGCTGACAGCAACCAGTATATCTCCGTCCCAAATCAACCTATCATGGAATGCTTCAACAGACTCTGGCGGCGCTGGGCTAGCAGGATATATAATCTTCCGCAACAATGCAGAGGTTGGCAGAACATCAGCCACCACTTACCAAGACAATGGCTTAACGCAGAATACAACCTACAGCTATTATGTCAAGGCATACGACAACGCCAACAATGTTTCTGGTCCATCAAACACCGCTGTCGCATCAACTCAACCTGGCACGGTTGCTATTTTCCAAGATGGTTTTGCAACAATAGATCCAAATCTTTGGACAGCTATCGTCCAAAGCCCAATGCCCGGACCATACCCTCCTGTTTGGGATGGAAGTGTTAACCACGGTACATTCCCTGGCAGCGGTTCGATAAAAACGCTAAGCTCTAGCGACCCTAATCAAGGCTGTCTGCTAGGGCACACTTTCAACCCGCCTTTCCAAGCAGCAAAATTTGAAAGCTGGTTTTATGATACCTCGGCAAACAACAACAGCCGTCAAGGCCTTGAAATACGATGCCACGATAACTCCGGCGGAATCAAAGCGATTTATTACCTAGGGACATACTCTGCTTCGCCGGGCTCGTTCAGCACATACAGCGCTGGATACTACAAGGTGTGCGGAACGGGATGCACAGGTTGGTATTGGCCAGGAGCCGCCTGCAAACCACGATCGGTCGGCTGGCATAAGTTCACAATTGAATTCCTGCCGTATACGGGCAGCGGCGATGTTAAATATTATATCGACGACACTTTGGTCTGCACCACGGACCGTACATTAGACACTCAAACATATGGCTTGACAATGGTCGCATATGGATACCACTACCGTGTAAACCAAGAAGGCTGGTTTGACGACTGCGCTATGTATGCGTCAGCTCCATATGCTCCAACTATGGGCACTCCTGTCGCCCTTTCCACCAATTCAATAAGATGGGTATTGACTGATAATTCTAATAATGAAACAGGATTCCTGATAGTCGATTCAGCACAGACAGTTAAAGCATCAGCACCTGTTCAAAATGGCACTGGCGGAACAGTCAATATCACAGAAGGTGGCCTATCTCCAAATACTCCATACACACGATACGCCAAGGCATACAACGGCACGCTAAACAGCGTTTCTTCAGCGCCAGCGACACGATGGACCCTTTCCAACCCACCAACACCTGCCAATGTCGTGTGCAACCGTACAATTGGAACATGGTACAATACGCCAACATTTAGCTTCACAGCTGTTGGAGGGTTTGGTCAAGGAACTGTAAGCGAATATAGATATGCCTGGGACACTAGTCCCACTCATACGTGGACCGGCTCTGAACCAGTATGGAATTCCGGCAACCTAATTCTCACAGCGTCAACACCTGGCAGTTACTACTTGCACATAAAAGGCTTCAACGGCGAGGGAGTGGCAAATGGTACACTCGACCTTGGACCGTTCATGTTTGACGATAATCCGCCGTCTAATCCAATATCAGCTTCGGAAACACACGGCGCACAAAATGGAACATGGCAATCAACGATTGCTGACCCAGCGTTCACATGGACCGGTGCAGAGGATAGCGATTCTGGCATAGCTGGCTATTTCGTCTACTTCGGCACTTCCGAACTTGGAACATCCGACACCATAGTCAGTGAAGCATCTTTCGATCCACCTGCCGTTGATACCGGAACATATTATCTCAGGATTCGCGCTAAGGACTTCGCTGGAAATACTGCGGATGAATGGAAAACGCTTTTCATATTTAAATATGACTCCAATCCTCCAAACACACCTATCGTTGAAGATGATGGACAATATAGTGGATCAAGAACGAAGCTCCATGCAACCTGGAGGTCCACTGATGCTCACTCCGGCATAGCTGAATATATGTATGCTGTTGGTACTTCGCCAGGCGATACCAGCATCGTTAATTGGACTTCGGCTGGTGCAAGCGATGAAGCCATCATCACCATTCCCAGCCCTGGTCTGAGTATCGGCACCACATATTATATTTCTGTCAAAGCGAAAGATTCAGCAGGCAACTGGAGTAACATAGGATCATCTGATGGAATTCAAGTTGTTGCTGAATCTCCCACAATTGCATATGCTAAAGGATTAGCCAATGCTACACCTGTAGCGCTAACAAACAAGATAGTGACCGCAACATTTGCAAACGGCTTCTATATCGAAGAAGCTGACCGATCATCTGGCATTCTTGTTCTCGGCCCCGGTCCGAATCCAGGAGCTCTTGTGACAGTGGGCGGAACGCTTGGGACAAATGCGTCAGGCGAGCGGGCAATAGTGGACGCAGCGACAATAGTGGAAGCCGAGCCCGATCCAAACCGCATTCCCAAACCACTCTTTATGATTGGCAATGCTCTTGGCGGCGATTGGTTCAACGCCGAAACGCCCGGCGTAACAGGGTCAATCGCCCTCAATAACATTGGGCTGCTAGTGACTATCTGCGGCAGGGTTGAATCCATTGGCGAACAAGAGTTCCTAATAAATGACGGCTCCACTGCGTCTCCAATAAAGGCAATAGCGTCAGGGATTAATGTAGGCAGCCTAATCGCTGAAGATGATTTCGTTGTTGTCACTGGAATCTCATCTCTCGAACTCGATGACGGCGTCTTCAAGCCGCTGCTTCGCGTTCGGACTGCGGAGGATATAGAAAAGAAAAATTAA
- a CDS encoding sugar phosphate isomerase/epimerase, with product MGFHIGCQTITWGENQRERFSQVFDDVVAAGYEGVEIGFRHVRGKAANELRKMLDNRGLRLAAIHIGGSLLDPAQADSERRIIDEVLDYLNAVGCSLIIYSGLRYVSDGQFDRDFDILNRTAEKCQSQGVRFLYHNHNWEFADDGRVIQALLSKSSDALGFCPDIGWVMKGGWNILEFLNRTKGRIGAVHFKDFATRSSECDTVILGTGIAPLAEAADWIKKNTQDIWIIAEQDRADIPPSEAAKSNAAYLKGIFGKE from the coding sequence ATGGGCTTTCATATTGGTTGTCAGACAATCACATGGGGAGAAAATCAGCGTGAGCGGTTCTCACAGGTCTTTGACGATGTCGTAGCAGCAGGATATGAAGGGGTAGAAATAGGCTTTCGTCACGTGCGGGGAAAAGCGGCGAATGAACTGAGGAAAATGCTTGATAATCGAGGGCTTCGTTTGGCTGCCATACACATTGGTGGCAGTCTTCTAGACCCGGCTCAGGCAGATTCAGAACGTCGCATTATAGATGAGGTACTCGATTACCTTAATGCTGTAGGATGCTCGTTAATTATTTATTCAGGTCTTCGATATGTATCTGACGGTCAATTCGACCGTGATTTTGATATCCTAAATCGGACCGCTGAAAAGTGTCAGTCCCAAGGTGTTCGATTCCTTTATCATAATCACAACTGGGAGTTTGCGGATGACGGTCGTGTGATTCAAGCCCTTCTAAGCAAAAGTAGTGATGCACTGGGATTCTGTCCGGACATTGGATGGGTGATGAAAGGTGGATGGAATATCCTCGAATTCCTTAATCGGACTAAGGGAAGGATTGGTGCGGTTCATTTCAAAGACTTTGCCACTAGAAGCTCAGAATGCGACACAGTAATATTGGGTACGGGCATTGCTCCTCTAGCAGAAGCCGCAGATTGGATTAAAAAGAACACACAAGATATATGGATTATAGCTGAGCAAGACCGTGCAGATATCCCTCCTAGTGAGGCAGCTAAAAGCAATGCAGCATATTTAAAGGGCATTTTCGGTAAGGAGTGA
- a CDS encoding MTAP family purine nucleoside phosphorylase encodes MEEILAVIGGSQAYTLIKTGRIFGEKLGPVRTPFGDSQPIYKILAGDAYYLFLSRHGEEGYRISASFVNYCANIWALKELGATRVIAWSGPGAINTNLRLGQFVLPDDVIDETKRRTYTFFEGMGVGFVRQNPVFCPNLQNIALKAMVKLGLDVRLGGTYVCTEGPRLETPAEIKKFKVFGADMVGMTLVPEVFLAKELEMCYAPICYITNYAEGVREAKFSPGELFEGLISEEEKSLVESAVDKFPEIISAIAGILAGEERSCGCAHLMDRYKQRGDLGPDWHTWVKQPK; translated from the coding sequence ATGGAGGAAATACTTGCTGTTATAGGTGGAAGCCAGGCATATACTTTAATTAAAACTGGCCGCATCTTTGGTGAGAAGCTTGGCCCTGTTCGAACGCCTTTTGGAGATTCTCAACCAATATATAAAATCTTGGCTGGAGACGCCTATTACCTGTTTCTATCAAGACATGGTGAGGAGGGCTATCGCATCTCGGCGTCGTTTGTTAATTATTGTGCGAACATATGGGCTTTGAAGGAGTTGGGAGCCACTAGGGTTATAGCATGGTCGGGCCCTGGGGCAATAAATACGAACTTGAGATTGGGGCAGTTTGTACTCCCCGATGATGTTATTGATGAAACAAAGCGGCGCACCTATACATTTTTTGAGGGAATGGGAGTAGGTTTTGTGCGGCAGAATCCTGTATTTTGTCCAAATTTGCAAAACATAGCTCTCAAAGCAATGGTTAAACTAGGGCTTGATGTTCGCCTTGGCGGTACGTATGTCTGCACAGAGGGACCTCGATTGGAGACTCCAGCTGAAATCAAGAAGTTCAAGGTTTTTGGCGCTGATATGGTGGGAATGACCCTTGTGCCCGAAGTCTTTTTAGCCAAAGAACTCGAGATGTGCTACGCACCCATTTGCTATATAACAAACTACGCAGAAGGGGTTAGAGAAGCAAAGTTTTCGCCTGGTGAACTGTTTGAAGGATTGATCTCGGAGGAGGAGAAAAGCTTAGTTGAAAGTGCAGTTGACAAGTTTCCTGAGATCATTTCTGCAATAGCCGGCATATTGGCAGGGGAAGAACGCAGTTGCGGCTGTGCGCACCTTATGGATCGCTATAAGCAACGTGGTGATTTAGGTCCTGATTGGCATACGTGGGTTAAGCAGCCGAAGTAA
- a CDS encoding polysaccharide biosynthesis tyrosine autokinase, protein MDIWTVYRILMKHKWAIILSTAITVGVALFAYSLLPIYYEATATMMPSDRVLMHPTTIGTAIAPLSDEQRDERVSTLAAMAQSRTICAIACKKLNLKISPSELQSKLTVNRVIDNQDGRQTNLLKLKVLMDEPEKAVIVANTLAESFCDFYDKVSHKEATENRKFLEEQLQEARRKLDLADERLRSFRGHARIANLNTQIEADLKVLADLKSQRDSAMAQLSEVTGNLAAVSRQIAQMSSSKTTVEMTSEGSATADLKARIAQMEKDLALLRSRYTPKHPKIIQLETTLARARDELNRTSNQMTQRIVVTANPEYEALQSQKRDLEAKQAAGQARVAALDRAIREREKQLSKYPSTDVELSRRALESKTAQEAYSSILARWNQARIDESLTTETGAIQIIDHAEKASGPIRKGPDRIQLIIASILFGIAIGAGYSLLTEKLDVSIRTVEDARSLIDLPVVGVIPTLEPAVSATDAPRLTDLNPVSPYAESYRFLGTDLLLSAEQDGIKSIMIATAKPHQGGTVTICNLAITLAQAGKQVILVDADFRRPQLHRVFTVANKPGLSDALSNGMPISEALHQTHIPNLKLIPSGTNPDNPWKLLRSQRFVEIMDELKAMSDFVLFDSPSAMVFADAITISSLVDGVIVVIRANQPPRGNELQLKHLLNKANANIIGVVLNAVSPHLTDSICFHDYYYSSPSQGKSRLAISGSQGTKNTTAIIPKDEDKQA, encoded by the coding sequence ATGGATATCTGGACAGTTTACCGCATACTAATGAAGCACAAATGGGCTATCATTTTATCTACCGCTATCACGGTTGGAGTAGCTCTATTCGCATACTCCCTTTTACCTATTTACTATGAAGCAACCGCCACCATGATGCCATCTGATAGAGTATTGATGCACCCTACTACAATTGGCACCGCCATTGCCCCCTTAAGTGATGAACAACGCGATGAACGTGTATCAACCTTGGCAGCAATGGCTCAAAGCCGCACAATATGCGCCATTGCCTGCAAAAAGCTGAACCTAAAAATTTCTCCATCTGAGCTTCAAAGCAAACTTACAGTAAATCGAGTTATTGATAACCAAGATGGCCGACAGACAAATTTGCTTAAACTAAAAGTCCTAATGGATGAGCCCGAAAAGGCTGTCATAGTCGCCAATACGCTGGCGGAAAGCTTCTGTGATTTCTACGACAAAGTCAGCCATAAAGAAGCCACAGAAAACCGTAAGTTCCTTGAAGAACAACTGCAGGAAGCACGCCGCAAGCTTGATCTCGCAGACGAACGCCTGCGAAGTTTTCGAGGGCACGCTCGCATTGCGAATCTAAACACTCAAATTGAGGCTGATTTGAAAGTCTTAGCAGATCTTAAATCACAACGAGACTCTGCAATGGCACAGCTGTCGGAAGTTACTGGGAACCTAGCGGCCGTATCTAGACAAATTGCTCAGATGAGTAGTTCTAAGACCACAGTTGAAATGACCTCTGAGGGTAGCGCAACTGCAGACCTGAAAGCACGAATCGCTCAAATGGAGAAAGACCTAGCACTTCTTAGAAGCCGTTATACTCCTAAACATCCAAAGATTATTCAGCTTGAGACAACTTTAGCACGTGCGCGCGATGAACTAAATCGCACATCGAACCAAATGACGCAAAGAATTGTAGTCACCGCAAATCCTGAATATGAAGCACTCCAATCACAGAAAAGAGATCTCGAGGCTAAGCAGGCAGCAGGACAAGCTAGGGTCGCCGCTTTAGACCGTGCTATTCGCGAGCGAGAAAAACAACTCTCAAAATACCCTAGCACTGACGTTGAACTTAGTAGACGAGCACTGGAAAGCAAGACAGCACAGGAAGCTTACAGCTCGATTCTTGCCCGCTGGAATCAAGCAAGGATTGACGAAAGTCTTACAACTGAAACCGGTGCAATCCAAATAATTGACCATGCTGAAAAGGCAAGCGGACCAATTCGAAAGGGACCTGACCGAATTCAACTTATTATCGCTTCGATTTTGTTCGGCATCGCCATTGGCGCAGGTTACTCTCTATTAACAGAAAAGCTGGATGTATCCATCCGTACCGTAGAAGACGCACGCTCGCTAATTGACCTGCCAGTTGTAGGAGTTATTCCAACACTTGAACCCGCAGTTTCGGCGACTGATGCGCCTAGGCTTACGGATTTAAACCCCGTTTCACCTTACGCGGAGTCTTATCGGTTCTTAGGAACAGATTTACTCCTTTCGGCAGAGCAAGATGGAATCAAAAGCATAATGATTGCCACTGCAAAACCTCATCAAGGCGGGACTGTAACAATTTGCAATCTTGCGATTACTCTTGCGCAAGCAGGCAAGCAAGTGATACTTGTCGATGCAGACTTCCGCCGGCCCCAGCTTCATCGTGTATTTACGGTCGCCAACAAACCTGGCCTGAGTGACGCATTGTCTAATGGCATGCCAATTTCAGAAGCTCTGCACCAAACCCACATTCCAAATTTGAAACTTATTCCATCGGGAACAAATCCAGATAACCCTTGGAAATTACTTAGGTCACAGAGATTTGTCGAAATCATGGACGAGCTTAAGGCTATGAGCGATTTTGTACTGTTTGATTCTCCAAGCGCAATGGTCTTCGCAGACGCAATTACCATTTCCTCACTAGTTGATGGAGTAATAGTTGTAATTCGTGCTAATCAACCTCCGAGGGGCAACGAGCTTCAACTTAAACACTTACTAAATAAAGCAAATGCTAATATCATCGGAGTGGTGCTAAACGCAGTTTCCCCACATTTAACAGATAGTATTTGCTTTCATGATTATTATTACTCGTCTCCTAGCCAAGGAAAATCAAGGCTCGCCATTAGCGGCAGTCAAGGCACAAAAAATACTACGGCAATCATACCAAAAGATGAAGACAAACAGGCTTGA